The Vulpes lagopus strain Blue_001 chromosome 14, ASM1834538v1, whole genome shotgun sequence genome window below encodes:
- the POP5 gene encoding ribonuclease P/MRP protein subunit POP5 isoform X1 codes for MVRFKHRYLLCEVVSDDPRCRLSLEDRALGGLIRDTIARVHGTFGAASCSIGFAVRYLNAYTGIVLLRCRKEFYQLVCSALPFITYLENKGHRYPCFLNTLHVGGTIRTCQKFLIRYNRRQLLILLQNCTDEGEREAIQKSVTKSCLLEERSDEEELSDSGGEEAAEAME; via the exons ATGGTGCGGTTCAAGCACAG GTACCTGCTCTGCGAAGTGGTGTCCGATGACCCCCGCTGCCGTCTGAGTCTGGAGGACCGAGCGCTGGGCGGCCTCATACGGGACACGATCGCCCGCGTGCACGGGACTTTCGGCGCGGCCTCCTGCTCCATCGGCTTCGCGG TGCGATACCTCAATGCCTATACTGGAATAGTGCTACTTCGGTGTCGGAAGGAATTCTACCAACTTGTGTGCTCAGCCCTTCCTTTCATCACATACTTGGAAAACAAAGGACACCGTTACCCGTGTTTCCTCAACACCTTACATGTGGGAG GTACAATTAGAACATGTCAGAAGTTCCTGATTCGTTATAACAGGAGACAGCTGTTAATCTTACTGCAGAACTGCACTGATGAAG GAGAACGGGAAGCTATCCAGAAGTCTGTCACCAAAAGCTGTTTACTAGAGGAGAGGTCAGATGAGGAAGAGCTTTCAGACAGTGGCGGTGAGGAGGCTGCTGAGGCAATGGAGTGA
- the POP5 gene encoding ribonuclease P/MRP protein subunit POP5 isoform X2 — protein MVRFKHRYLLCEVVSDDPRCRLSLEDRALGGLIRDTIARVHGTFGAASCSIGFAGTIRTCQKFLIRYNRRQLLILLQNCTDEGEREAIQKSVTKSCLLEERSDEEELSDSGGEEAAEAME, from the exons ATGGTGCGGTTCAAGCACAG GTACCTGCTCTGCGAAGTGGTGTCCGATGACCCCCGCTGCCGTCTGAGTCTGGAGGACCGAGCGCTGGGCGGCCTCATACGGGACACGATCGCCCGCGTGCACGGGACTTTCGGCGCGGCCTCCTGCTCCATCGGCTTCGCGG GTACAATTAGAACATGTCAGAAGTTCCTGATTCGTTATAACAGGAGACAGCTGTTAATCTTACTGCAGAACTGCACTGATGAAG GAGAACGGGAAGCTATCCAGAAGTCTGTCACCAAAAGCTGTTTACTAGAGGAGAGGTCAGATGAGGAAGAGCTTTCAGACAGTGGCGGTGAGGAGGCTGCTGAGGCAATGGAGTGA